The following coding sequences are from one Pseudomonas mendocina window:
- a CDS encoding GntR family transcriptional regulator — protein sequence MTFKAPDSLAEQIAHYLAERIIRGELKERERIQEQKVTQALNVSRGSVREALLILERRHLIVILPRRGAQVTELTPHHVTSLYALSIELYIMLARAVIERWKVETDLAPFIDIQQRLLGSLERGDIAAFVEGSFDVMRAAFPFADNPYLQETLENLLPAISRTYHLALERRKGEMGQFMGTFASLLQAIIARDHERAREVLQAYGQHNCQLVLATLTER from the coding sequence ATGACGTTCAAGGCCCCGGACAGCCTCGCCGAGCAAATTGCCCATTACCTGGCCGAACGCATCATTCGTGGTGAGCTCAAGGAACGTGAGCGCATCCAGGAGCAGAAGGTCACCCAGGCACTCAACGTCAGCCGCGGTTCAGTGCGCGAAGCGCTGTTGATTCTCGAACGTCGCCACCTGATCGTGATCCTGCCGCGCCGCGGCGCCCAGGTCACCGAACTGACCCCGCATCACGTCACCAGCCTCTACGCGTTGAGCATCGAGCTGTACATCATGCTGGCGCGCGCGGTGATCGAGCGCTGGAAGGTGGAAACCGACCTGGCGCCGTTCATCGATATCCAGCAGCGCCTGCTGGGCAGCCTGGAGCGTGGTGATATCGCTGCCTTCGTCGAGGGCAGCTTCGACGTGATGCGCGCCGCCTTTCCCTTCGCCGACAATCCTTATCTGCAGGAAACCCTGGAAAACCTGCTGCCGGCCATCAGTCGCACCTATCACCTGGCCCTGGAACGACGCAAAGGCGAGATGGGCCAGTTCATGGGTACCTTCGCCAGCCTGCTGCAGGCGATCATCGCCCGCGACCACGAACGCGCACGCGAAGTGCTGCAGGCTTACGGTCAGCACAACTGCCAGCTAGTGCTGGCGACCCTGACCGAGCGCTAA
- the guaD gene encoding guanine deaminase has translation MSNTRKAYRAAILHSLADPAVVGVEQSYQYFEDGILLIENGKVAQVGEASELLPKLTGVEIQQYRDALITPGFIDTHIHYPQTGMIASYGEQLLDWLNTYTFPTEKQFEDKAHAAEVADIFLKELLRNGTTTALVFGSVHPQSVDAFFEAAQKLDLRMIAGKVMMDRNAPDYLTDTAESGYAESKALIERWHGKGRLHYAVTPRFAPTSTPQQLDLAGKLFGEYPDLYMHTHISENKAEVAWVKELFPARKGYLDVYDHHKLIGPRAVFAHGVHLCDEECARLAETGSAVAFCPTSNLFLGSGLFDLNKLEQHGVRVGLGTDVGAGTSFSQLQSLNEAYKVMQLQGKKLDPFKSLYLATLGGAHALYLDDKLGNFLPGKDADFLVLDYNATPLMSYRMQQARSLDEKLFALTMLGDDRAVKETFAAGVSVHQREG, from the coding sequence ATGAGCAACACCCGCAAAGCCTACCGCGCCGCCATCCTGCACAGCCTTGCCGACCCGGCCGTCGTCGGCGTCGAGCAGTCCTACCAGTATTTCGAGGACGGCATCCTGCTGATCGAGAACGGCAAGGTCGCCCAGGTCGGCGAAGCTTCCGAATTGCTACCGAAGCTGACCGGCGTCGAGATCCAGCAATACCGTGATGCGCTGATCACCCCCGGCTTCATCGACACCCATATCCACTACCCACAGACTGGCATGATCGCCTCCTACGGCGAACAGTTGCTGGACTGGCTCAATACCTACACCTTCCCCACCGAGAAACAGTTCGAAGACAAGGCGCACGCCGCCGAGGTCGCGGACATTTTCCTCAAGGAACTGCTGCGTAACGGCACCACGACTGCACTGGTCTTCGGCAGCGTGCATCCGCAATCGGTGGACGCCTTCTTCGAAGCGGCGCAGAAGCTCGACCTGCGCATGATCGCCGGCAAGGTGATGATGGATCGCAACGCGCCGGACTATCTGACCGACACCGCCGAATCCGGCTATGCCGAGAGCAAGGCGCTGATCGAGCGCTGGCATGGCAAGGGCCGTCTGCACTATGCCGTCACCCCGCGCTTCGCCCCTACCAGCACGCCGCAGCAACTGGATCTGGCCGGCAAGCTGTTCGGCGAATATCCCGACCTGTACATGCACACCCATATCTCGGAAAACAAGGCCGAGGTCGCCTGGGTCAAGGAACTGTTCCCGGCGCGTAAGGGTTATCTGGACGTCTACGACCACCACAAGCTGATCGGCCCGCGCGCGGTGTTCGCTCACGGCGTGCACCTGTGCGACGAAGAATGCGCGCGACTGGCCGAGACCGGCTCGGCAGTCGCCTTCTGCCCCACCTCCAACCTCTTCCTGGGCAGCGGCCTGTTCGACCTGAACAAGCTGGAACAACACGGCGTGCGCGTCGGCCTGGGTACCGACGTCGGCGCCGGCACCAGCTTCAGCCAGCTGCAATCGCTGAACGAGGCGTACAAGGTGATGCAGTTGCAGGGCAAGAAGCTCGACCCGTTCAAGTCGCTGTACCTGGCCACCCTGGGCGGTGCCCATGCGCTGTATCTGGACGACAAGCTGGGCAACTTCCTACCTGGCAAGGACGCCGACTTCCTGGTGCTCGACTACAACGCCACGCCGCTGATGAGTTATCGCATGCAGCAGGCGCGCAGCCTGGATGAAAAGCTGTTCGCCCTGACCATGCTCGGCGATGATCGCGCGGTGAAGGAAACCTTTGCGGCCGGGGTATCGGTGCACCAGCGCGAAGGCTGA
- the xdhA gene encoding xanthine dehydrogenase small subunit produces the protein MIQFLLNRELRTEHALDPNVTVLNYLREHVGKTGTKEGCASGDCGACTVVVGELIGERVRYRTLNSCLTFVSSLHGKQLITVEDLKHQGKLHSVQQAMVDCHGSQCGFCTPGFIMSLFALQKNSSGYDKGATMEALAGNLCRCTGYRPIIDAAEQACCQKQPDQFDAFESTTVAQLKNIAPRETAELNSGDKRCLVPLTVADLADLYAANPEARLLAGGTDLALEVTQFHRELPVMIYVGHIEDMKRIEVTDKNIEIGAAAALSDCYEALASEYPDFGELLHRFASLQIRNQGTVGGNIGNASPIGDAPPLLIALGAQIALRQGNSRRILPLQDYFLDYKVTARQEAEFIEKIIVPRAQPNQAFRAYKVSKRLDDDISAVCAAFNLTIENGVVSEARIAFGGMAAIPKRAAACEAALVGSAWYPGVIERACEALAEDFTPLSDFRASKEYRLLAAQNLLRKFFLEQQSPEVETRVTAYA, from the coding sequence TTGATCCAGTTTTTACTCAACCGGGAGCTGCGCACCGAGCATGCCCTGGATCCCAACGTCACCGTGCTCAACTATTTGCGTGAGCACGTCGGCAAAACCGGAACCAAGGAAGGCTGTGCCTCCGGCGACTGCGGTGCCTGCACCGTGGTAGTGGGCGAGCTGATTGGGGAGCGCGTGCGCTATCGCACTCTCAACTCTTGCCTGACGTTCGTCTCCAGCCTGCACGGCAAGCAGCTGATCACTGTCGAAGACCTCAAGCACCAGGGCAAGCTGCACAGCGTGCAGCAAGCGATGGTCGACTGCCACGGCTCGCAGTGCGGCTTCTGCACCCCCGGTTTCATCATGTCGCTGTTCGCCCTGCAAAAGAATTCCAGCGGGTACGACAAGGGCGCCACGATGGAAGCGCTGGCCGGCAACCTGTGTCGCTGCACGGGCTACCGTCCGATCATCGACGCCGCCGAGCAGGCCTGCTGCCAGAAGCAGCCGGATCAATTCGATGCCTTCGAAAGCACCACCGTCGCCCAGCTCAAGAACATCGCCCCGCGTGAAACCGCCGAGCTCAACAGTGGCGACAAGCGTTGCCTGGTGCCGCTGACCGTGGCCGATCTGGCCGACCTTTACGCCGCCAACCCCGAGGCTCGCTTGCTGGCTGGTGGCACCGACCTGGCCCTGGAGGTCACCCAGTTCCACCGTGAACTGCCGGTGATGATCTACGTCGGCCATATCGAAGACATGAAGCGCATCGAGGTGACCGACAAGAACATCGAGATCGGCGCCGCGGCTGCCCTCTCCGACTGCTATGAAGCGCTGGCCAGCGAGTACCCGGACTTCGGCGAGCTGCTGCACCGCTTCGCCTCCCTGCAGATCCGCAACCAGGGCACCGTGGGCGGCAATATCGGCAACGCCTCGCCCATCGGCGATGCCCCGCCCCTGCTGATCGCCCTCGGCGCGCAGATTGCCCTGCGTCAGGGCAACAGCCGGCGCATCCTGCCACTGCAGGACTACTTCCTCGACTACAAGGTAACTGCCCGCCAGGAAGCCGAGTTCATCGAGAAGATCATCGTGCCGCGCGCCCAGCCAAATCAGGCCTTCCGCGCCTACAAGGTGTCCAAGCGCCTGGACGACGATATCTCCGCCGTCTGCGCGGCGTTCAACCTGACCATCGAGAATGGCGTAGTCAGCGAGGCCCGCATCGCCTTCGGCGGCATGGCCGCCATCCCCAAACGCGCGGCAGCTTGCGAAGCGGCGCTGGTCGGCTCGGCCTGGTATCCGGGCGTGATCGAACGCGCCTGCGAGGCACTGGCCGAAGACTTCACCCCACTGTCGGACTTCCGCGCCAGCAAGGAATACCGCCTGCTCGCCGCGCAGAACCTGCTGCGCAAGTTCTTCCTGGAACAGCAATCGCCCGAGGTCGAAACCCGGGTCACTGCCTACGCATAA
- a CDS encoding D-2-hydroxyacid dehydrogenase translates to MRLLIAEDDHALYAERVSTACPELELVAGDDVRALSSAAGNCDVWLGQPDLLVPLLRQGYRPQWLQSTWAGITPLLAADLPRDYRLSRAVGIFGQVMAEYVLGHVLAYERRLFARLAAQVEQRWDHALPRTLSGRRVLIVGCGDIGQRVAEFLAPFGIVLRGVASQPRQQAPFTEVLGLQDLPEQVGWADYVINLLPDTPATRDLYDAALLARFSPQAVLINAGRGSAVVDADLVAALEQGQLAGAVIDVCREEPPAADHLFWTAPRLLLTGHSSAPTDPSLMADLFLDNLARWQAGESLRGEVDFSRGY, encoded by the coding sequence ATGCGCCTGCTGATTGCTGAGGATGACCACGCGCTCTACGCCGAGCGCGTCAGCACAGCTTGTCCCGAACTGGAGCTGGTGGCCGGTGATGATGTCCGGGCGTTGAGCTCGGCCGCAGGCAATTGCGACGTGTGGCTGGGCCAGCCGGATCTGTTGGTGCCGCTACTACGCCAGGGCTACCGCCCGCAGTGGCTGCAGTCGACCTGGGCGGGCATCACGCCGCTGCTGGCGGCCGATCTGCCGCGCGATTACCGCTTGAGCCGTGCCGTAGGGATTTTCGGTCAGGTGATGGCCGAGTATGTGCTCGGCCATGTGCTGGCGTATGAACGGCGTCTGTTCGCCCGTCTGGCGGCCCAGGTGGAGCAGCGCTGGGATCATGCCCTGCCACGCACTCTGAGTGGCCGCCGGGTATTGATCGTCGGTTGCGGCGATATCGGTCAGCGCGTCGCCGAGTTTCTCGCCCCGTTCGGCATCGTGCTGCGCGGCGTCGCCAGCCAGCCGCGTCAGCAGGCGCCGTTTACCGAAGTGCTGGGTTTGCAGGATTTACCGGAGCAGGTTGGCTGGGCCGATTACGTGATCAACCTGTTGCCGGACACCCCGGCCACGCGCGATCTCTACGATGCCGCGCTGTTGGCGCGTTTCAGTCCGCAGGCGGTGTTGATCAACGCCGGACGTGGCAGTGCGGTGGTGGATGCGGATCTGGTCGCGGCGCTGGAGCAGGGGCAACTGGCGGGCGCGGTGATCGACGTCTGTCGCGAAGAGCCGCCAGCCGCTGATCACTTGTTCTGGACGGCGCCGCGTCTGCTGCTCACTGGCCACAGTTCGGCGCCTACCGATCCGTCCCTGATGGCCGACCTGTTTCTCGACAACCTGGCGCGCTGGCAGGCCGGTGAAAGCCTGCGCGGCGAAGTGGATTTTTCACGCGGTTATTGA
- the xdhB gene encoding xanthine dehydrogenase molybdopterin binding subunit: MSSHIQHKSQEELAELFRAGMTSGVGRSVKHESADKHVSGEAIYVDDRLEFPNQLHVYARQSDRAHARILRIDTSPCYEFPGVAIAITKDDVPGQLDIGPVVAGDPLLADGKVEYVGQVVLAVAADSLETARKAAMAAIVEYEDLEPVLDVVEALRKKHFVLDSHTHRIGDSASKLAGARHRLQGSLHIGGQEHFYLETQISSVMPSEDGGMLVYTSTQNPTEVQKLVAEVLGVPMSKIVIDMRRMGGGFGGKETQAAGPACLCAVIAHLTGRPTKMRLPRMEDMSMTGKRHPFYVEYDVGFDDDGLLHGIEMDLAGNCGYSPDLSGSIVDRAMFHSDNAYFLGNATINGHRCKTNTASNTAYRGFGGPQGMVAIEEVMDAVARHLGKDPLEVRKLNYYGKTERNITHYHQTVEHNVIHEMTAELEESAEYAKRRRDIIEFNHKSPVLKKGLAMTPVKFGISFTATFLNQAGALIHIYTDGSIHLNHGGTEMGQGLNTKVAQVVAEVFQVDISRIQITATNTDKVPNTSPTAASSGADLNGMAAKNAAETIKQRLVDFLVREYKVTPEDVEFRNGQVRVRDHFLSFEEMIQKAYFGQVSLSSTGFYRTPKIHYDRNKAAGRPFYYYAYGVACVEVLVDTLTGEYRMLRGDILHDVGDSLNPAIDIGQVEGAFVQGMGWLTTEELVWNAKGKLMTNGPASYKIPAIADMPIDLRVKLVENRKNPEDTVFHSKAVGEPPFMLGIAAWCALKDAVASLADYKVQPQIDAPATPERVLWGVEQMRKLKAQTKAASAAEVEPA, encoded by the coding sequence ATGTCCAGTCATATTCAGCACAAGTCCCAGGAAGAGCTGGCCGAACTGTTCCGCGCCGGCATGACTAGCGGCGTCGGCCGCAGCGTCAAGCACGAGAGCGCGGACAAGCACGTGTCCGGCGAAGCGATCTATGTCGACGACCGCCTGGAGTTCCCCAACCAGCTGCACGTCTATGCGCGTCAGTCCGATCGCGCGCATGCGCGCATCCTGCGCATCGACACAAGCCCGTGCTACGAATTTCCGGGCGTGGCAATCGCCATCACCAAGGATGACGTACCCGGCCAGCTGGATATCGGCCCGGTGGTCGCCGGAGACCCGCTGCTGGCCGACGGCAAGGTCGAGTACGTTGGCCAGGTGGTGCTGGCGGTGGCCGCCGACAGCCTGGAAACCGCACGCAAGGCGGCCATGGCTGCCATCGTCGAGTACGAGGATCTGGAACCGGTGCTCGACGTGGTCGAGGCCTTGCGCAAGAAGCATTTCGTGCTCGACAGCCACACCCACCGCATCGGCGACTCGGCCAGCAAGCTGGCCGGCGCTAGGCACCGCCTACAAGGCAGCCTGCATATCGGTGGCCAGGAACACTTCTACCTGGAAACCCAGATTTCCTCGGTGATGCCCAGCGAAGACGGCGGCATGCTGGTCTACACCTCGACGCAGAACCCCACCGAGGTGCAGAAGCTGGTGGCTGAAGTGCTCGGTGTGCCGATGAGCAAGATCGTCATCGACATGCGCCGCATGGGCGGCGGCTTTGGCGGCAAGGAAACCCAGGCCGCCGGCCCGGCGTGCCTGTGCGCAGTGATCGCACACCTGACCGGTCGCCCGACCAAGATGCGTCTGCCGCGCATGGAAGACATGAGCATGACCGGCAAGCGCCACCCCTTCTACGTCGAGTACGACGTCGGCTTCGATGACGATGGCCTGCTGCACGGCATCGAGATGGATCTGGCCGGCAACTGCGGCTACTCGCCGGACTTGTCCGGCTCCATCGTCGACCGCGCCATGTTCCACTCGGACAACGCCTACTTCCTCGGCAACGCCACCATCAACGGCCATCGTTGCAAGACCAACACGGCCTCGAACACCGCCTACCGCGGCTTCGGCGGCCCGCAGGGCATGGTCGCCATCGAAGAGGTGATGGACGCCGTGGCACGCCACCTGGGCAAGGATCCGCTGGAAGTGCGCAAGCTCAACTACTACGGCAAGACCGAGCGCAACATCACCCATTACCACCAGACCGTCGAGCACAACGTCATCCACGAGATGACCGCCGAGTTGGAGGAAAGCGCCGAATACGCCAAACGCCGCCGCGACATCATCGAGTTCAATCACAAAAGCCCGGTGCTGAAGAAAGGCCTGGCCATGACCCCGGTGAAATTCGGCATCAGCTTCACCGCCACCTTCCTCAACCAGGCCGGCGCGCTGATTCACATCTACACCGACGGCTCGATCCACCTGAACCACGGCGGCACCGAGATGGGCCAGGGCCTCAACACCAAGGTCGCCCAGGTGGTGGCCGAAGTGTTCCAGGTCGATATCTCGCGCATCCAGATCACCGCCACCAATACCGACAAGGTGCCCAACACCTCGCCCACCGCAGCCTCCAGCGGCGCCGACCTCAACGGTATGGCCGCGAAGAACGCGGCCGAAACCATCAAGCAGCGCCTAGTGGACTTCCTCGTGCGCGAATACAAGGTCACCCCGGAAGACGTCGAATTCCGCAATGGCCAGGTGCGCGTGCGCGACCACTTCCTGTCGTTCGAGGAGATGATCCAGAAGGCCTACTTCGGCCAGGTGTCGCTGTCCTCCACCGGTTTCTATCGCACGCCGAAGATCCACTACGACCGCAACAAGGCTGCCGGCCGCCCCTTCTACTACTACGCCTACGGCGTGGCCTGCGTGGAAGTGCTGGTGGACACCCTGACCGGCGAGTACCGCATGCTGCGTGGCGACATCCTGCATGACGTCGGCGACTCGCTGAACCCGGCCATCGACATCGGCCAGGTCGAAGGTGCCTTCGTCCAGGGCATGGGCTGGCTGACCACCGAGGAGCTGGTGTGGAACGCCAAGGGCAAGCTGATGACCAATGGTCCTGCCAGCTACAAGATTCCGGCCATTGCCGACATGCCCATCGACCTGCGGGTGAAGCTGGTGGAGAACCGCAAGAACCCGGAAGACACCGTGTTCCACTCCAAAGCTGTCGGCGAGCCGCCGTTCATGCTCGGCATCGCTGCCTGGTGCGCCTTGAAGGACGCCGTGGCCAGCCTGGCCGACTACAAGGTGCAACCGCAGATCGACGCGCCAGCCACGCCCGAGCGCGTGCTGTGGGGCGTGGAGCAGATGCGCAAGTTGAAAGCACAGACCAAGGCGGCCAGCGCTGCCGAGGTCGAACCGGCCTGA
- a CDS encoding alkane 1-monooxygenase produces the protein MFERLPSRWMLALKKVGYWIWLIPVLGIPLSYHWSLNSAHADAWAWLVITVVFGVIPLLDFIVGRDPANPDERDEVPALEAQGYYRLLSLATVPLLLAMLLWSGWIFVSYEGWSWVGQLGWVLSVGTVMGAIGITVSHELIHKDAALEQNAGGLLLAAVCYAGFKIEHVRGHHVHVSTPEDASSSRFGQSLYAFLPHAYKHNFLNAWRLEAERLRRRGLPVLHWRNELIWWYAISALFLLGFTLNFGWLGALFFLGQAVMAFTLLEIVNYVEHYGLHRRKLENGRYERTNPHHSWNSNFLLTNLFLFHLQRHSDHHTYAKRRYQVLRHFDDSPQLPNGYAGMIVLALFPPLWRAVMDPKVRAYYAGEEHQLSESQLT, from the coding sequence ATGTTCGAACGCCTTCCCTCACGCTGGATGCTCGCCCTGAAAAAGGTCGGCTACTGGATCTGGCTGATCCCGGTACTGGGCATTCCATTGAGCTATCACTGGTCGCTGAACAGCGCCCATGCCGACGCCTGGGCCTGGCTGGTGATCACGGTGGTGTTCGGCGTCATTCCCCTGCTGGATTTCATCGTCGGCCGTGACCCGGCCAATCCGGATGAGCGCGACGAAGTGCCGGCGCTGGAAGCGCAGGGCTACTACCGCCTGCTGAGCCTGGCCACGGTACCGCTGCTGCTGGCAATGCTGCTCTGGAGCGGCTGGATTTTCGTCAGCTACGAAGGCTGGAGCTGGGTCGGTCAGCTCGGCTGGGTTCTGTCGGTGGGCACGGTCATGGGCGCTATCGGCATCACCGTCTCGCACGAACTGATCCACAAGGACGCGGCGCTGGAGCAGAACGCCGGCGGCCTGTTGCTGGCCGCGGTGTGCTACGCCGGTTTCAAGATCGAGCATGTACGCGGTCATCACGTGCACGTTTCAACGCCGGAAGACGCCTCCTCTTCGCGCTTTGGCCAGAGCCTCTATGCGTTTCTGCCGCACGCCTACAAACACAACTTTCTCAATGCCTGGCGGCTGGAGGCCGAGCGCCTGCGTCGTCGCGGCCTGCCGGTGCTGCACTGGCGCAACGAACTGATCTGGTGGTACGCCATCAGTGCACTGTTTCTACTCGGTTTCACGCTGAACTTCGGCTGGCTCGGTGCACTGTTCTTCCTCGGCCAGGCGGTGATGGCGTTCACCCTGCTGGAAATCGTCAACTACGTCGAACACTACGGCCTGCATCGACGCAAACTGGAAAACGGCCGCTATGAACGCACCAACCCGCACCACTCCTGGAACAGCAACTTCCTGCTGACCAACCTGTTTCTGTTTCACTTGCAGCGCCACTCCGACCATCACACCTACGCCAAGCGCCGCTATCAGGTGCTGCGCCACTTCGACGACAGCCCGCAACTGCCCAACGGTTACGCCGGGATGATCGTCCTCGCCCTGTTTCCCCCCCTGTGGCGCGCCGTGATGGATCCCAAGGTTCGCGCCTACTACGCTGGCGAAGAGCACCAGCTGAGCGAATCGCAGCTGACCTGA
- the xdhC gene encoding xanthine dehydrogenase accessory protein XdhC, producing the protein MSWISALAELQDKGEACVLVTIIEERGSTPRNAGSKMVVTADRIFETIGGGHLEYKAMEMAREMLASRSQETRLERFSLGASLGQCCGGATVLLFEPMGQPQAQIAVFGAGHVGRALVPLLASLPCKVRWIDSRENEFPEQIPTGAEKIVNDEVVDEVDNMPPGSYYIVMTHNHQLDLELTAAILKRGDFAYYGLIGSKTKRVKFEHRLRERGFAEDLMARMRCPMGLPEVKGKLPVEIAVSIAGEVIATYNATFGQEVKKGESSVARLLPASRRS; encoded by the coding sequence ATGAGCTGGATCAGCGCTCTCGCCGAGCTGCAAGACAAAGGTGAAGCCTGCGTGCTGGTGACCATCATCGAGGAGCGTGGCTCGACGCCGCGCAACGCCGGCTCGAAGATGGTGGTCACCGCCGATCGCATCTTCGAGACCATCGGCGGCGGCCATCTGGAATACAAGGCGATGGAGATGGCGCGCGAAATGCTCGCCAGCCGCAGCCAGGAGACCCGCCTGGAGCGCTTCTCTCTCGGCGCCAGCCTGGGCCAGTGTTGCGGCGGCGCCACCGTTTTGCTGTTCGAACCCATGGGCCAGCCGCAGGCGCAGATCGCCGTGTTCGGTGCCGGCCATGTCGGCCGCGCGCTGGTACCGCTGCTCGCCAGCCTACCGTGCAAGGTGCGCTGGATCGACTCACGGGAAAACGAATTCCCTGAACAGATACCGACCGGCGCAGAGAAGATCGTCAACGACGAAGTGGTCGATGAAGTGGATAACATGCCGCCCGGCAGCTACTACATCGTCATGACCCACAATCACCAGCTCGACCTTGAACTGACCGCGGCGATCCTCAAACGTGGCGACTTCGCCTACTACGGCCTGATCGGCTCGAAGACCAAGCGCGTCAAGTTCGAGCACCGCCTGCGCGAGCGCGGTTTCGCCGAGGACTTGATGGCGCGCATGCGCTGCCCGATGGGTCTGCCCGAGGTGAAGGGCAAGCTGCCGGTGGAAATCGCCGTGTCCATCGCCGGCGAAGTGATCGCCACCTACAACGCCACCTTCGGCCAAGAGGTGAAGAAAGGCGAGTCCAGCGTCGCCAGACTGCTGCCAGCCTCACGTCGATCCTGA